The Lycium ferocissimum isolate CSIRO_LF1 chromosome 1, AGI_CSIRO_Lferr_CH_V1, whole genome shotgun sequence genome includes a region encoding these proteins:
- the LOC132055353 gene encoding methylthioribose-1-phosphate isomerase: protein MALGDNTLLSICYKPGSLQLLDQRKLPLETIYLDIKDAKDGWEAIKEMVVRGAPAIAIAAALSLAVEVSNLASFDGTSDDASFFLTKKLEYLVSSRPTAVNLSDAVVKLKEVIKKAAATAKEANSVFQAYIEAAEVMLEDDVTSNKAIGSYGASFIKNYLKDSQKITILTHCNTGSLATAGYGTALGVIRALYADGALERAYCTETRPFNQGSRLTAFELVHENIPATLIADSAAAALMNAGRVKAVIVGADRVAANGDTANKIGTYNLAVSAMHHGIPFYVAAPLTSVDLSLSSGQEIVIEERSPKELLHTRGGLGEQVAASGISVWNPAFDVTPASLISGIITEKGVIAKNGMDTFDIAEFVRKTS, encoded by the exons ATGGCTTTAGGAGACAACACTCTGCTCTCCATTTGTTATAAGCCTGGCTCACTTCAGCTACTCGATCAA AGAAAACTCCCCCTAGAGACCATTTATTTGGATATCAAGGATGCAAAAGATGGCTG GGAAGCGATTAAGGAAATGGTTGTCCGTGGGGCACCTGCAATTGCTATAGCTGCTGCCCTGTCTTTGGCAGTAGAAGTATCAAACTTAGCTTCGTTTGATGGGACTTCTGATGATGCATCATTTTTCTTAACTAAAAAGTTGGAGTATCTTGTTTCAAG TCGGCCAACAGCTGTTAATCTTTCAGATGCTGTAGTAAAGCTTAAAGAAGTTATAAAAAAGGCTGCTGCCACAGCCAAAGAAGCCAATTCAGTTTTTCAG GCTTACATTGAAGCTGCTGAAGTTATGCTGGAGGATGATGTTACTTCCAATAAGGCAATTGGGTCATATGGAGCTAGTTTTATTAAGAATTACCTGAAAGACTCTCAGAAGATAACAATTTTGACCCATTGCAACACAGGAAG TCTTGCTACAGCTGGATATGGAACTGCTCTTGGTGTTATTCGGGCACTTTATGCTGACGGAGCTTTAGAAAGGGCATACTGCACAGAAACACGTCCATTCAATCAG GGATCCAGATTGACTGCATTTGAATTGGTTCATGAAAACATCCCAGCCACCCTTATAGCTGATTCTGCTGCAGCTGCATTGATGAATGCTGGTCGTGTGAAAGCTGTCATTGTTGGAGCTGATCGGGTAGCTGCAAATG GTGATACTGCGAATAAGATCGGAACTTACAACCTTGCTGTTTCTGCCATGCATCATGGTATACCATTTTACGTTGCAGCTCCTTTGACTTCTGTTGATCTATCCCTTTCTTCTGGACAAGAAATTGTGATAGAAGAGAGATCTCCAAAGGAACTGTTACATACACGAGGAGGACTAGGTGAACAAGTTGCTGCCTCTGGTATTTCGGTTTGGAACCCTGCATTTGATGTCACCCCAGCTAGTTTGATTAGTGGAATCATAACTGAAAAG GGTGTCATCGCGAAGAATGGGATGGACACATTTGATATTGCTGAGTTTGTGCGCAAGACATCATGA